AGCTTGTCCAGGGGTGAGGTGAAAGCTCAGGGGGTTGCCCAATGCATCCACCGTGGCATGAATTTTGGTACTTAATCCGCCTTTGCTGCGACCAATCGCTTCTTGAGCTGGCTCCCCCCCTTTGCGCCCGCACTGTGTTGGTGGGCTCGCACAATTGTTGAGTCAATCATCGCGTATTCGTTGTCTGCATCCTCTGCCAAGTGCTGAAACACTCGCTGCCACACGCCGGTTTTTGACCATCGGCTGAACCGAGTGTGAATCACTCGAAAATCTCCAAATCGTGCTGGCAGGTCTCGCCAGGGTATCCCTGCCCGGTAGCGGTACAGCACGGCTTCGATAAACAACCGATTGTCTCTAGCGGTTACTCCCACATACCCTTTGCGTCCAGGCAGTAAGTCTTTGAGCCGCTCCCACTGGTCATCTCGCAGCGCGTAACGTCGAGTCATCTGTTCCTTGGTCGATTCTATTCTCAGCATTGCTGATTCCAGCTTACCTACAGAGGTTTTCAAATGAATAAGCCACAGTGAGCGAACCAATCTAGAGCATTATCAGAGGAAATACAATCATTGATAATTTGGGTTAAGGCTGGATCGAGGGCTTCACGGGTTCGAGCCTTGGCAGAACGTAGGAGCTGCTTAAGCTTGGACCAGCACAACTCAATGGGTGAGAGGTCTGGAGATTCGGGAGGCAAAAATACAAGCTTGGCTCCAGCAGATTCTATAGCCTCTCGAATCACATAGGCACGATGAACTGGCAAGTTATCCATCAAGACAATCGCCCCCGGCCAAAGTTGGGGAATCAGAACCTCCTGAATATAGAACAAGAACACATGAGTATTAACGCTGCCCACAACAGTCAGGGTCGCAATCAAGCCATCAATACTCATCGCACCGATTAATGAAATATTCTGCCCACGATTGCCAGGAGACTCACTGTCATACAGGCGTTCGCCCTTGGGGGCGCGACCGGACAAACGAGTCAATGCCAGATGGACTCCAGTTTCATCGATAAATACCAAATTCCGTGGGTCTACACTCAAACTCCACAGCCGATAAGCAAAGCGCAATTCCTTGACTCGCTCACTCTCTTGCTCACAGGCGACTAGGGTTTTTTTTTGACGCTCAAGCCCTGACGTTCTACAGCTCGCTGCATGGTTGAGACACTGACATTGATCCCACTGTTTTGGGCTAAGCCTGCACACAACTCCTCAAGCAGTGCATCAGGTTGAGCCTCTACGAGGGCTTTGACAATCAGCAACTGAGACTGTCCCAATTTAGCAACGGCTCCACCCCCATGAGGTTTAGGCTCTACGGTTCCAGTTTGTCGATAGCGTCGGGTGATATCTCTGACGAAAGATAAACTGACTTTAAAGCGTTTTGCTAGTTGCCGTTGCGACCCTTCTTTGGCTTGATAGGCTGCTATCACCCGTTGGCGTAAATCCATAGACAGTGGAGCTGGCATAGCTGGAGTCTTCTGTGGTTTCATCGGTGATTTCTAGCCTACCCTACTGTGGCTTACTCAATCAATAACCGCTGTAATTGATGACACGCCCTAGGTAAACAAAAAAAGATGGGTTGGCTATAGTGACAAACAAACCCAAAAATCAAAAAAATGCTAATCCAATTTTATGACGAGCATCTAGAGAAGCAACTGGGCCGCCCTCAGTTCCTCATACTACAGATCCTAATTAATACCAATTCTTGAAAAGGTGACTACAAATCGTGGAAAATAGTACCTTGAGTAGAGTTTGAGGAAAAAATGGCAGGAGTTTATAAGCTAGAAATCACAGAAAGTGAAAGCGAGCTAAAAAAACGACTGAGCCAAGAAAAAACAGGATCAGGAAAAGAACGATTACAACTGTTGTACATCCTCAAAACAAAAAAAGCTAAAACTATCAAAGAAGCCGCAGAACTTGTAGGGAGAAATCAAGTCACAGTCCAAGATTGGTTAACTAAATACCGTCAAGGAGGACTGATTAAGCTTTTAGAGAAAAAAGTCGGGACAGGAAGACCGAGGAAAATACCGGCGTGGGCAGAAAAAGAACTAGAGAAGAAACTTCAGTCCCCGACCGGATTCGAGAGTTATGGAGAAATTTGCTCCTGGTTAAGGGAGAGGCTAGGGATAGAAGCGAATTATAAAACAATGCATCAGTTAGTGTATTATCGACTCAAAGCCTCCCCAAAAATAGCCAGACCAAAAAGCGCAGAACAGTCAGAAGAAAGATTAAAAGATTTTAAAAAAACTTTGAAGTCAACCTAGCCATGCTGAGCGTGATAGCAGTAACAGTCATGGGGTTAGGGAAAGACATTCGATTTTTTTGTCAAGATGAAACGAGAATAGGACTAAAAACAATAAGTGGCAGAAGAATTACTTGTCGGGGGGTAAAACCATACGGAAAAGTGCAATGGAAATTCCAAGCAACGTATATATATGGGGTGGTTGAACCCGAAACCGGAGAGCATTTCTTTTATGAGTTTACCCATTTGAATAGTCAATGCTTTCAGATATTTTTAGAATGGGTGGCCCAAAAAATTCCGGATAGCGTGTTGATTATTCAATTAGATAATAGAAGGTTTCATAAAGCGAAAAAACTGAAAATACCGAAAAACATTAAAATAATGTTTCAGCCGTCGTACACACCGGAATCAAACCCCATAGAACAAGTGTGGCAATATCTTAAGCGAGGTTTGAGATGGGAATTACCAAAGAAATTATACCAATTTAATATGAAGCTGCATAGAATAAGGCTTCTAGAATGAAATTATAGGATGACAGTGAGCAGATTTGTTCGGGTGTAATTTCTTCCAAGAATTGTTGCAAACGCTGCCGTAATTGTTCAATAGTTGTAAAAACTTCACCTTGAAGTTGCTGCTTAATAAATTCCCACACTCTTTCAATCGGGTTGAGTTCTGGACTATGTGCCGGTTGACAGATCCCAATTAAATTTTCTGGCTATCGCAGTTCATTGCTCAGATGAGCGCCTGATTGATCCAACTGAATTAAGGCAATGTCTTCGCCTAATTCAACAGCTACTGCATCAATAAACTTTTGGAAATATTCTCTATTGAGCTGGGCATATTCACGACACAAATGCCAACCGCTTAATGGTTCCACTACTCCGTACAACCAAAAGTTCTCCCGCTTCCATAACACAGGTGCAACTGGCTTCACCCCAAAAGCCGTAATTAACTTTCCTGTTTCTGTTTTTAATCCCAAGCGGCTCTCATCTTGGCACAAATATCGTAGTCGCTGACCTTGAATAAATAACTTTTGCAACATTAATAGGGCCGATCCGATGTTTTTTTAAACCGCTAAAGCTGCCTCTACTTCCTGTTTGGCGCTACAAGGCCGAGGCACTTTTAATTTGGCTTTCAATCGGTAATGTACCCAGGAGTATACTGTGGCGTAGCTCAATTGCAAGTCATATTCTGTTTTGAGCCACTGCACAATTTCTGCGTAACTAGTGAAGCCCACTCCGGTTTCCAGACGTTCTTTTAGTCCCGTGAGCGCTTCTGACGTTAAGCGCGGTTTTTGACCGGGAGCGGTTTTCACCTCCAGCAACTCTGATAATCCACCCCGTCTGTACTTTTGTAACCATCGCGTGATTGTCGAGCCATCTCGTCCTATGCGGTGGGCTAGTTCTTTATGTTGTTGGACTTGGCCGGTTTTCAGCCACCACAATATTTGTATTCGTTCTCTTTGAGCTGCTGTGCGAGTCTGTTTTAGTTGTTTTTCTAAAAATTCTGCGCTCTCTTTGATCTCCAACAATAAACTTCTCGCCATCATCAGCACCTTTTGAATCTCTTTCTATTCTATGCAACTTCACCTAAATTTGGTATTAGTATAGATAAGATTAGTAAGCGCAAAGGCCATCAAGATTTTGCAACAGTTGTTTGTAATATTGAGCCAGGTCTACTCTTGGAGGTTACCGACAGTCACCAGCAGAAAGAGATTATTGAAGTTTTGAAGCAGCAACCGATAGAGGTGCGAGAACGGGTTGATGAAGTCAGTGTGGATATGTGGGGAGGATTACCCAATACCTCGCTTGTATTCGACCGATTTCATGTAATGAGACTCGTCAATGAAGAATTAAATACCGTCCGCTAATAAACCGGGATGGCTATTAAAGGGAGTAAATTTATTTTGATCAAAAATGGTGTGAATTTGGGCGAATAACAAGTCAAACTCATCGGAATATTGCAGCATTCTAAGCGTTTTAAGGTCGCTTATAAATTAAAATAGGAATTTAGAAATATTTCTGAAACTTGTAATACTGTTGAAGAGGGCAAGGAACAACTGCTCACATGGCTCGGAAAAGCCGATTCCGTATATGGGATTGTCTTAAAAACTATCAAAAATCATTTAAAGGGAATCTGCAATTACTTCTTAACTCACACAACTAGCGCAGTTATGGAGGGAAGTAACAATCGGCTCAAGCTGATAAAACGACAGGCTTATGACTTTGTTAACTTTGACAATTTTCCTACCCGGTTATTAGCTTGCTTTTCTGATTAGCTCCACTTATCACCAGAACTCCAGAAGAACCGAGCTACTTCATTCAAAATTATAAGTCAGTCTTAATTGGTATGGAGCTACAGTGTTAAGTTTATTCACTAAATATTACAGTTTCTTACATCGCCACTGCTTTAGTCCTAAAGATTGATGCGAACACCGGCATTAGAGCGAAAGAATGTTCCTGTAGTGAGAAATAAATTTACATCCTTCTCATAAGCGGGTTTATGCCAGCTCTCACATTAAACATGGGCTAGACAGGGAAGCTGAACAGCAGACAAATCCGGTCATTGTCCCGCTCGTTTACAAAAGTAGAAATGGCCAAGTTGAGAAGCAGTCTCTCGGATGGCAAACTACCTGTAGCAGTTGCTTACTATTCCTTGGCCGGCTTTTTATCTCAAGGTTCGTATGGATGAGCGAACCGACATCAATTTAGCTGTGTATTTGATAGGAAAATGAACCAATGAGGATTGATAACGAACCAGTTATTCATAATGCCAGCACATCCTATGTGTTAATGCTGGCACTGGTGGCCGCTATAGGCGGCTTTTTATTTGGTTTTGATACTGCTGTGATTAATGGCGCGGTAGGGGCTTTGGGAAGAGCTTTTCAGGCTAGTAGTGTGGAAGTAGGATTGGCAGTTTCCTCGGCATTACTGGGTTCAGCTGCGGGAGCTTTTTTCGCCGGCCAACTCGCTGATCGCTACGGGCGGGTCAAAACGATGATCGTCGCCGCCGGCCTGTTTTTGCTCAGCGCCATCGGTTCCGGGATTGCCTTTGGTATTTGGGATTTCATGTTTTGGCGATTGGTGGGCGGGTTAGCGGTCGGTGCTGCCAGCGTGATCGCCCCCGCCTACATTGCTGAAGTCTCACCAGCACATCTGCGCGGACGGCTGGGTTCTCTCCAGCAGTTGGCGATCGTTACCGGCATCTTTGTCGCCTTGCTGTGCGATTACTTCATCGCCGTGGGTGCCGGTTCTGCGGATGCCCCTTTTTGGTTTGGAGTGCCGGCTTGGCGTTGGATGTTCTGGACTGAGGTGCCACCAGCCATCCTCTACGGGATCGGGGCGCTGATGATTCCAGAATCACCCCGCTATTTAGTAGCACAAGGACGGGAATCGGAAGCTGGAGCTGTTTTAGCACGAGTTCTAGGCGGGGATGTTCAGGCTAAAATTGTGGAGATCCGGCAGACAGTCTTGCGGGAACGCAAGCCCCAACTGTCCGATCTTGTAGGCCGGCATGGCCTTCTGTCAATTGTCTGGATCGGGACTGGGCTATCCGTCTTTCAACAGCTGGTGGGCATTAACGTGATTTTCTACTACAGCAGTGTGCTGTGGCAAGCGGTGGGTTTTTCCGAGCAAAATTCCCTCTGGATTACTGTAATTACCAGTATCACCAATATTGTAACCACGCTCATAGCAATCGCTTTTGTAGACAAGTTTGGACGCAAACCGCTGCTGATCCTGGGTTCGATTGGCATGACGCTTACCCTAGGAACACTCGCGACAGTCTTTGGCAGTGCGACACTAGACGCTGCCGGCAACCCTGCCTTAACCGGAAATGCCGGCATCGTTGCCCTGCTAGCTGCTAACCTCTATGTCTTTTGCTTTGGCTTCTCTTGGGGCCCCGTGGTTTGGGTGATGTTGGGCGAAATGTTTAACAATAGAATTCGCGGCGCTGCCCTATCAGTCGCTGCTACTGCCCAGTGGATTGCCAACTTTGCCGTCTCTACTAGCTTTCCGCCCCTCAAGGATGTGGGATTGGGTTTTGCCTATGGTTTGTATACGACTGCTGCCGCAATTTCCCTGTTCTTTGTTCTGTTTTTCATTAAAGAAACGAAGGGTAAAGAACTGGAAGAAATGTAATAAAACCCGGCTTCCAGTTAACAGAAAATACCATTGTCGGATTGGGGATAATTTTACTTGATTGAGTTCCCCAATCCGTTGTTGTGTTTGCGGTCAAGTTACAATATCAGCTATCCGTAGCGGAGGTGCGATGATGAGCCGGCTACAAGCTACATTACAAACCGATACTTGGGTGAATGCCACTTGGGATGAATACCTTCTGGCACTCAGCGATCCTGCCTATGAAAAAGCTAGAGGCTATTACTATAACGGACGCATGAGGTTGGAAAGGTCTCCAGTTGGTAATCCCCATTCCCGCGATCATTTCATTGTGATTGCGGCGATTGCTCTGTTTGCAAGTATTCGGGGCATCGACTTGGACGGACACGATAACTGTACTTACCGCAAAGCCGGCAGTGAGGAAGCGCAACCGGATGTCTCGTTTTATCTGGGTGACAATGCAGAGATTGTACCTTGGGAAGCTACCATTATCGATCTGGATACTTACCCAACCCCAGATTTAGTGATTGAAGTTGCTTATTCTTCTCTTGCTGATGACAAAGGGGAGAAACGTTTACTTTACGAATCACTTGGAGTTCGTGAGTATTGGATTATTGATGTGCAAAATGTTCAGGTAATCGCCTTTGAGATTCAAAATCGAGGCAGTCGCAGAATTGAGCAATCTCTGGTGCTTGCCGGGTTAGAAATTGCAGTTTTAGAAGAAGCTTTTCGACTGAGCCGGCAAATGAATCATGGTAAAGTAAGTGCGTGGTTGCTGTCTCAGTTTCAATAGTGGTTGTAGATGCATTATTCCTGGGAAAGGAAAACCAAATATCATATATGGATGTTGACTTATTTAAAATGTAGTATATTTGTATTATACGAGCTATGCTTTTGACTTATCCATCCTAGATGAATGAAACTCACCTTTGTTAGACCCTATAAATCAATTACTTCTTTCCCAGAAACTGAACTAGCTGATTTTATAATCCTTACCGGCGTTAATGGTGCAGGAAAGACTCATCTAATAGAAGCCATTGAAAATGGCTCGATTCAGATTGACAATATCGCTTTAAACAACCAGACACGACCAATTCGTTTATACAATTGGACGAATCTTGTTCCGCAAGATAGTGGAGCTTTTTCCCTTTATCAGAGAACTCAAGAAAAGTATGGACTTTGGCAGGAGCTTTCTGGGCACATCAAGGAATATCGTCCTGAGATTCTGGATATGCTGCGACAGTGGAATCGGCTTGATCTTATGAACATGAATACTCGCCAGCTTATCAGTATGAAGCAAGAAGACTTAATAGCAACAGGGAGTAATCCAGAGCAAGCAAAGCAAATTATTCAAGCAATTCAAAACGCAGCTTCTAGTGCAACTCAAAATGTAATTTCCAGATTTATACAAAATACTCCAGGTCGTCAACCATTGATTAATCAACTGCAAGAGAATCTCAGCATTCCTCTCATTGCTTTTGAGGAGGATGACTTTTATGAAAATTTTCCTAAGATTTGGCTATCCGTTGATATGTTCCAACAGTCTTTCGGCAGGCTCTTCGTGGAGTATCAGAACAATTGGCTAAATAATCGGCTCAAAGCTTTGGCAAATTCAGAAGGTGAACCTGTCAGTTTTTTGACAAATGAAGAATTTTTAGTAAGACATGGAGAACCACCCTGGGTTTTTGTAAATAGTATTCTTGAGACCGCGAATTTAGATTTCCGAATCAATCAACCGCCTCAATATGACGATCGTCCTTATGAACCAATTCTGACTGATCAAGTAAGAGGAACCCAAGTAAAGTTTGCCGATTTATCCTCGGGAGAACGAATTTTAATGTCCTTCGCACTATGTCTTTACTACGCAGAGGATCGTCGTCAGCTTGTAGATTATCCAGAAGTTTTACTTTTCGATGAAATTGATGCTCCTCTTCATCCTTCAATGACTCAGTCACTCTTACGTACAATCCAAGAGGTACTGATCAATCGTCATGCAATTAAAGTAATACTAACAACACATTCACCATCAACGGTTGCCTTAGCGCCAGAAAACTCGCTGTATGCTATGCAAAAAACTGATCAACAGCGGTTGCAAAAGACAACAAAAGATAAAGCATTAGCTCTTTTAACAACTGGAGTTCCTACCCTGAGCATCGATTACGAAAATCGTCGCCAGGTCTTTGTTGAAAGTCAATATGATGTTCAGTTTTATGAACGCATTTACGAAAAATTAAAGGATAAGCTAATACCAGGAATTTCGCTGAACTTCATTTCATCTGGAGTAGCAGGAAAAGGAAATTGCGAGCAAGTGAAAGAGGTCGTTAATCGACTATATGAAGGGGGCAATAAAACCGTTTATGGGATTATTGATTGGGATTTAAAGAATCAGGGAAACAACCGGGTAAGAGTCCTTGGAAAAGAAAATCGTTATAGCATTGAAAACTATATTTTCGATCCACTTATTTTAACAGCTTTCTTACTTCGAGAGAAGTGGATTAAACGCTCTGAAGTCGGTTTGAGTGAAAATGAGACATATATTCATGTGGCTCATTTTGACAACAGTCGGCTTCAGCTAGTAGCTGACTTCATAGTGGATAAGGTTAGAACAACTTATGCTCCCCCACAAACTGAAGAAGAAAAACAGACGTGTGAGTATATTAGTGGACAGTCGATTAACTTGCCAGTATGGTTCCTCCAAATTAACGGACATCAGTTAGAAAACACTATAAAAGAGACTTTTCCTGAACTAAAACGCTTTCAAAAAGAAGATAAACTCAAACGAGAGATATTGTTGAAGGTTGTTGACGACATCCCACAACTTCTTTCTAAAGATTTTATCTCTTTATTTTCAGCAATACAGAATGTTAATACAGCGCTTTTGAGAGATATGAGGTACACTCAATGAAACATTAAAGGTATTAAGAATCACAATGAAACCGTACTCAGTTGATTTGCGAGAAAAAATAGTCAATGCTTACAACAGAGGCGACACGTCGGTTAGAAAAGTAGCCATTCAATTTGGTGTAGCGAAAAGCTATGTACAAAAGCTTCTCCAACTTAAGAAAACTCAAGGTCATCTAGAACCCAAAAAGCAAGGCGGTGCAATGAGGGGTAAATTAGATGGGTACGGTAGCGAATTAGCGGCAATGGTTCAAAGCCATCCCGACGCAACTCTAGCAGAATACTGCGAGTATTTTGGAGAGCAATATAACGTTTGGGTCTGTGCCAGTGTGATGTGCTGTGCATTACAAAAACAACAACTAAAGAGAAAAAAAAACGTTACGCAGTAGCCAAGCGAAGACAGAGGCAGTCCAAAAGCGGAGGATAGAGTATTGGGAAAAGGTCAAACACATTGATCCAGAAGACCTAATCTTTATTGACGAAATGGGGATTTTACTAGGTCTGGCCCGAACTCATGGCAGAAGCAATCGCGGTAGCAGAGTCTATGACTTTAAGCCTTATTACCGAGGCGCGAAAGTGAGTGTGATTGGGGCAATCAGCTTAAAGAAGGTTTTGGCAGTCATGACCCTAGACGGCTCAATGAATGGGGATGTCTACAAAGTTTTCATCGAACATTTTCTCCTTCCACAATTATGGGTAGGTGCAGTCGGTGTCATGGACAATCTACCTGCACATAAAGTTAAAGAAATCCAACCTTTGATTGAATCAGTTGGTGCAAGTATTCTGTATATGTCTCCGTATTCTCCTGAGTTTAATCCTATTGAACATTGGTGGTCACAATTAAAAGCGTTCCTTAAACAATTTTCCCCTGTCACCGCGTCTGGAGTTGATGGTTTAATTAAAATAGCACTTCAATTAATGAATCCCGAACATCTCAAAAATTGGTTTACACATTGCTGCTACTGTACCTCATAAGCTCCGAATTTGCTGTAAGTAACTATTAGAGATTAATGAGGATTTATCAGGCAATTCGTATAAAGCAGTATATGTAATTGTAAACTTGAAGGAAGAGAGCGCCAAACCAACCTGCGGGATGCGAATATGCAGTGGGATTTCTGGTCGCTCAATCCTGAGTCGCTGCACCAAATTACAATTTTGTTTAGTGATCGGGGACTGCCGGCCAGCTACCGCCACATGAATGGCTATGGCAGCCACACCTTCTCCTTTGTGAATGCCGAGGGTGAGCGCTTCTGGTGCAAGTTCCACTTCAAGACTCGTCAGGGCATCAAGAATATGACCGGCGAAGAATCTGCTAATCTCATTGGGATTGACCGTGAATCTCATCAGCGCGATCTGTTTGAAGCGATCGCACGGGGTGAGTTTCCTAGCTGGACAGTTAAAGTCCAAGTCATGACCGAAGAGCAGGCTAACACCTTCCAGTGGAACCCGTTTGACTTGACGAAAGTGTGGCCCCACAGTGACTTTCCGCTCATCGAAATTGGGGTTCTGGAGTTAAACCGCAATCCCCAAAACTACCACGCTGAAGTAGAGCAAGCGGCGTTTAGCCCCTCCGTGTTTGTGCCCGGTATTGGCCCTAGCCCTGATAAAGTGTTGCAGGCGCGATTGATGTCCTATCCGGATGCTCAGCGCTATCGCATTGGTACGAACTATCAGCAGTTGCCGGTTAATCAGCCTCGCTGTCCGGTGATGCACTACCAACGGGACGGTGCGATGTCCACCGGCTACGGCGGCAGCAGCCCTAATTACTATCCCAACACTTATGACAGTGCTCCCAAAGAAGCCCCTGATTACAAGGAACCCGGATTGAGTTTAGGGGATGTAGTCGCAGATCGCTATGATTCCCGCGATCAAGATGACTATACTCAAGCCGGCAATCTCTGGCGCATCTTCTCTGAAGACGAGAAGAACCGCACAGCACAAGCGATCGCCGGTGCACTGAGCGGCGCACGGCAAGATATCCAAATGCGGCAACTGTGCCACTTCTTCCGGGCTGATGCCGATTACGGTCAGCGTGTTGCTCAGGCGTTGACCATTGAGCTTGATCCGGCTATGTTGCAACAAAACCAACAAAACAATCCTCAGCCAATAACAATTTAAATCATTAGCTATCTGTTTTCTCCTTTGGGTGGGTAAACCTCTTGCGAAGAGGGGTGTACTCCTACCCAAAGGAGTTTTTGCGTAATGCCGGCTTCCCTTTCTGGATCTGACAATCTTCAGGTGTTGCCGGCATCGAAAACTACAGTCGGCTAACTTTTAATTGTGCTGGTTAGGTTGCCATCAGTACCTATGCACAAAGTAAAACATTCTTCTCCTCTAGCGCTTTTTTCCAATGACTGTTATCCTTATTACATAAATATGTGATTTATTCACACATATTGCGTTTAATGCGAAGCAAGAGTCATGCTTATTGAGTTTAGTGTTAGCAACTACAGATCTTTTAAGGAGGAAGTCACCTTTAGTATGGTGGCTGCGAATATTCATGCAAAAGATAAGCAGCTTGATGACAACAATGTTTTCGCAGTAGACAACGATTTGAAGTTGCTCAAAAGCGCTGCCATATATGGAGCGAATGCTAGTGGTAAAAGCAACCTTGCCAAAGCCTTGAGCTTTATGAAATGGTTCATGGTTAATTCATCTAAAGAAACCCAGAGTACAGATGAAATAGGGGTGGAGCCTTTCAGACTTAGTACAGAAACCGAGGAGGAACCATCCTGCTTCCAGCTGGTATTTTTAATGGATGGTCGAAAGTATAGATATGGATTTGAGGCAAATCGAGAAAGAATTGTTTCAGAATGGCTGTTTTATGTACCCAACATAAGAGAAACCCAACTATTTTATCGTGAACTTGATAGGTTCAAAATATCTAAGAGTTATAAAGCTGAGGGCCTTCAGCACAGAACAAGAAACAATGCACTATTTTTGTCTGTTTCTGCTCAGTTTAATGTTAAAATTGCAGAAAATATTTTAGAATGGGTAACTGAAAAGCTAAATATTATCTCTGGATCAAATGATGAAGCGTATTTAAACTATACAATTAATTGTTTAATCAATAATAAAAATAAAAACGAGATTCTTCAAATAGTTAAAAACTTAGATTTAGGGATTGATGAAATACAGGTTAACCAGGAAGACTTGACGGCTGATTTGCTGCCTGATGAAATGCCTGAAGAAATTAAAAAACTAATTCTTAAAGCTGCTATAGAAGGTAAAGCAACTTCAATTAGGACTATACATAGGAAATTTGATAAAGATGGCAATTATAAATCAATCGAGAAACTTGATTTTCATAGCCATGAATCTGAAGGGACACGCAAAGTTTTTGCTTTAGCCGGCCCCCTATTCACTGTAATCAAGAAGGGCGAAGTTCTGATTGTTGATGAGCTTGATGCAAGACTTCATCCTTTGATCAGTTTGGCGATTGTTGAGTTATTTAATTCAAATGAGACAAACCCTAATAATGCTCAGTTAATATTTATGACTCATGATACTAATTTGCTCAGTAATAAACTTTTTCGTAGAGATCAGATATGGTTTACGGAAAAAAATAGATATGGTGCAACAGACTTATACTCATTAGCAGAATATAAGGTACGCAATGATGCTTCATTTGAGAGTGAATATATAAAAGGTAGGTACGGTGCGATTCCCTATATTGGAAATCTGAATTACTGGGCGGATTCTCATGTCTAAGCAGAGAGATAACTCTAGGGGGTATTCGCTTAGGAAAGTTAATATTAGAGAAATTAAGCAGAGATTTCTCATTGTGTGTGAGGGAGTGGAAACAGAACCCAATTACTTTAGAGGTTTTCGTGTACCTACAGTGAAAATAG
This DNA window, taken from Microcoleus sp. FACHB-68, encodes the following:
- a CDS encoding IS630 transposase-related protein, translating into MKPYSVDLREKIVNAYNRGDTSVRKVAIQFGVAKSYVQKLLQLKKTQGHLEPKKQGGAMRGKLDGYGSELAAMVQSHPDATLAEYCEYFGEQYNVWVCASVMCCALQKQQLKRKKNVTQ
- a CDS encoding transposase is translated as MGILLGLARTHGRSNRGSRVYDFKPYYRGAKVSVIGAISLKKVLAVMTLDGSMNGDVYKVFIEHFLLPQLWVGAVGVMDNLPAHKVKEIQPLIESVGASILYMSPYSPEFNPIEHWWSQLKAFLKQFSPVTASGVDGLIKIALQLMNPEHLKNWFTHCCYCTS
- a CDS encoding catalase, with amino-acid sequence MCNCKLEGRERQTNLRDANMQWDFWSLNPESLHQITILFSDRGLPASYRHMNGYGSHTFSFVNAEGERFWCKFHFKTRQGIKNMTGEESANLIGIDRESHQRDLFEAIARGEFPSWTVKVQVMTEEQANTFQWNPFDLTKVWPHSDFPLIEIGVLELNRNPQNYHAEVEQAAFSPSVFVPGIGPSPDKVLQARLMSYPDAQRYRIGTNYQQLPVNQPRCPVMHYQRDGAMSTGYGGSSPNYYPNTYDSAPKEAPDYKEPGLSLGDVVADRYDSRDQDDYTQAGNLWRIFSEDEKNRTAQAIAGALSGARQDIQMRQLCHFFRADADYGQRVAQALTIELDPAMLQQNQQNNPQPITI
- a CDS encoding ATP-binding protein gives rise to the protein MVAANIHAKDKQLDDNNVFAVDNDLKLLKSAAIYGANASGKSNLAKALSFMKWFMVNSSKETQSTDEIGVEPFRLSTETEEEPSCFQLVFLMDGRKYRYGFEANRERIVSEWLFYVPNIRETQLFYRELDRFKISKSYKAEGLQHRTRNNALFLSVSAQFNVKIAENILEWVTEKLNIISGSNDEAYLNYTINCLINNKNKNEILQIVKNLDLGIDEIQVNQEDLTADLLPDEMPEEIKKLILKAAIEGKATSIRTIHRKFDKDGNYKSIEKLDFHSHESEGTRKVFALAGPLFTVIKKGEVLIVDELDARLHPLISLAIVELFNSNETNPNNAQLIFMTHDTNLLSNKLFRRDQIWFTEKNRYGATDLYSLAEYKVRNDASFESEYIKGRYGAIPYIGNLNYWADSHV